The genomic region CCGTAGAGGCTGCTGCGATGCGGCGGGAGCCAGTAGGCGCCCGGAGTGTGCGGTGCGTCCCAGTCGATCTCGACGACGGGGTCGTAGCTGGTCCGCAGCGACGACGTGAGCAGTCGATCGGCGACCGCCGTGCTCTCGGGTTCCGTCGTCTCCATGGCGCCTCCATATTGACGTGACGACCGGTAACTGTTACGAGTGGTAGCATGCAAGCGCCGCGCAAGGATGTCAATGGATCCGACCCGCCGACGGTGGCCTCCGAGGGTGTCCCGAAGGCGAAGACCAACGGCCGTCGGGACCGCTGGGCCGACCACCGTGAGCAGCGCCGGCAGGCACTGATCGGCGCGGCCGTGCAGGCCCTGTTGCGACACGGGCCGGACGTCGACATGGACCAGGTGGCCGCCATGGCCGGCGTCAGCAAGCCGGTCCTCTACCGCTACTTCGCCGACAAGTCGCAGCTCTGGGTCGCGGTGAGCGAGGTGGTGGCGGGCCGGGTCGTCGACGCCATCGCGCCCGCGATCGACGAGGTCCGAGAGGAACGCGACCTCGTCCGGGCGACGATCGACGCGTACCTCGGGGTGATCGAGTCACAGCCCACCCTCTACCGGTTCCTGATGCGCCAGTCCGGCCAGCCCGGCATCCACCAGGTCGTCGCCGGCACCAGCCGGCAGGTCGCGGCCGGCCTGGCCCGGGTGATCGGCGACCGCCTGCGCGCGCTGGGCCTCGACGCCGGCCCGGCCGAACCCTGGGCGTACGGCCTGGTGGGGTTCGTGCAGGCGGTCGGCGACTGGTGGACCACGCACGGCCAGCCGATCAGGCGGGCAGCGCTCACCGACTACCTGACCACCCTGCTGTGGAGCGGGATCGAGGGAGTCCGGGCCAGCGCCGACCTGCCACACGAACTGACCCGCGCCCACGAACGGATCGAGCAGTGAGCTACCACGGGCCGGCGACCGTCGCGGGCACTCCGGTCCGGGCGCACCTCAGTGGACGGTGGGAGCCGGTCGACGGCCGCTACCACTGGGGTGGACGGATCGAGCCCGACCCGACGGTGGCGAGGCTCCTGCGCTCCGGCCGGCGCGACGTCGCGCTGCGCATCGCCGACCGGGCACGACCCGCCCGACTGGCCGAGATCGACCCCTGGGGCGGCGTACGGGTCACCGGCGTGGGCGAGCCGCCCTGGCCGCCTCCGGGCGAGCCGGGCACCGAGTGCGAGACCGCGGAGGAGTGATGGAGACAGACATCGCGATCGTCGGCGCCGGCTTCGGCGGCCTGGGGGCTGCCATCGCCCTGCAACGGGCCGGCTTCACCGACTATCTCGTCTTCGACCGCGGTGACGACGTCGGCGGCACCTGGCGGGACAACACCTACCCCGGCTGCGCCTGCGACGTGCCGTCGCACCTCTACTCCTTCTCCTTCGCCCCCAACCCACGCTGGTCGAACACGTTCTCCAGCCAGCCGGAGATCTGGGACTACCTGCGCGACTGCGTCGACCGCTTCGGGATACGCCCGAAGGTACGTCTGCGTCACGAGGTCCTCGACGCGCGCTGGGACGAGCAGCGCCAGCGCTGGCTGCTGCGGACCTCCGGGGGCGACCACAGCGCCCGCGTCCTCATCTGCGCGGCCGGCCCGCTCAGCGAACCCGCCGTCCCCGACCTGCCGGGCATTGACGACTTCGCCGGCACGGTCTTCCACTCCGCGCGCTGGCGGCACGACCACGACCTGAGCGGTCGCCGCGTCGCGGTCATCGGCACCGGCGCGTCGGCGGTCCAGTTCGTGCCGCAGATCCAGCCGGCCGTCGAGAGGCTGACGCTGTTCCAGCGGTCCCCCGCCTGGATCATGCCCAGGCGCTCGCGCCGCATCAGCCGGGTCGAGCAGGCCGCGTTCCGCACCGTGCCCGGCGCGCAGCGGGCCGCGCGAGCCTGGCTCTATCTGGTACGCGAGGTCATGGGCCTTGGTTTCCTGCACCCGACGGTCAACCGCCTCGCCTCGCGGCTGTCCCTGCGGACGCTGCGACGTCAGGTCAGCGACCCGACCCTGCGGGACAAGCTCACCCCCCGGTACGCGATGGGCTGCAAACGGGTGCTGATCTCCAACGACTACTGGCCGTCGCTCACCCGCCCGAACGTCGACGTGGTCACGGCGGGCATCACCCGGATCCTGCCCGACGGCCTGGTCACCGCCGACGGTGTGCACCACAGGGCGGACACGATCATCCTCGGCACCGGCTTCCACGTCACCGACTCCCCCGTCGTACGGCTCATCCACGGGCGGGACGGGCGCAACCTTGGCGATGCCTGGACCCCCAGCATGCACGCGTACCGGGGCACCACAGTCGCCGGCTTCCCCAACCTGTTCTTCCTGCTCGGCCCCAACACCGGGCTCGGGCACACCTCGGTGGTGCTGATGATCGAGGCGCAGCTGCGCCTGATGCTCGCCGCACTGCGGCACATGCGGGCCAGAGGCGTCCAGTCCATCGAGCCGACCCCGCAGGCGCAACGACGCTGGACGCAGCGGGTCGACCGGAAGATGACCGGGACCGTGTGGCAGACCGGCTGTTCGAGCTGGTATCTCGACGCCACCGGCCGCAACACCACCATCTGGCCGGGCTTCGCCACCGGCTTCCGGCTGCGGCTGCGCCGGTTCCGCCCCGCCGACCACCGGATCATTCCGGCCGACACCACACCCAACGAACCGGAACGGGAGCACGCCGATGCGGTATGACCTGGCGGGCAGGACTCTGCTCATCACCGGCGCGGCACGCGGCATCGGGGCGCAGCTGGCCCGCGACGCCGTCGCCCGGGGCGCGCAGGTCGCCCTCGTGGGCCTGGAGGGCGAGCGGCTCCGGCAGCTCAGCGCCGACCTCGACGCCCACTGGTACGAGTGCGACGTCACCGACCAGGCGGCGCTGGACGAGGCGGTCGCCTCCACGGTGGACCGTTTCGGCGGCATCGACGTGGTCGTCGCCAACGCGGGGATCGCGAACCTGGGCACCGTGGCGGTCGGGCCTGTCGACGCGTTGGTGCGTACCGTCGAGGTGAACCTCTGCGGCGCGATCCGCACTGTCAGCGCGGCCCTGCCACACGTCACCGCCGCCCGTGGTCACGTCCTGATCATCTCGTCGGCCGCCGCCTTCGCGGCCATGCCCGGCATGGCCGCCTACTGCGCGTCCAAGGCGGGCGTGGAGCAGTTCGCAAACGTGCTGCGCCTGGAGACCCGGGCACGAGGCGTCACCGTCGGCACGGCACATCCGATCTGGATCGACACCGACCTGGTCCGCGACATCCGCGACGACCTGGCGTCGTTCCGCGCCACACTGAGCCGGCTGCCGTGGCCGCTGTCCACCGTCGTCCCGGTCGAGCAGTGCGCCGACGCCCTGCTGCGCGGCATCGAGCGCCGCAAACGCAAGGTGTACGTGCCACGGTCGCTCGCCCTGGTGCAGGCGCTGCGACCGGTGGTGCTGAGCAGCTTCTCGGACGCCTTGATCTCCCGTTTCGGGGGCCGGACGATGGTCGGCCAGATGGAGGACGAGGTCCGCCAGCTCGGACGCTCCTTCGGCAGGACGTCGGTGGGAGGCCGGTCGTGAGCGTTCACGTCCGTCGTGGGGGCAGCGGTGAGCCGCTCGTGCTCATCCACGGCATCGGCCACCGCCACCAGGCGTGGGAGCCGGTGTTCGACAGGCTCGCCGCCCACCACGAGGTGATCGCGCTGGACCTGCCCGGCTTCGGTAACTCCCCGATGCCCGGCACCGGGATGCCCGCCGACATGGCCGCCACCGTCGCCGCGATGCTGCCCGTCCTGACCGAGTGGGGGCTCGATCGTCCGCACGTGGCCGGTTACAGCCTCGGTGGGGCGATCAGCCTGGAGCTTGCCGCCAGCGGGGTCGTCGCCTCCGCAACTGCCTTCTCCCCCGCCGGTTTCTTCACGCCTGCCGAGTGCCGCCGGGCACTGACCATCCTCCGGCTCCTGCGGGTCAACTCGTACCTGCCCACTCCACTCATGCGGGTCGCGCTGCGCTCGTCGTACCTGCGGGCGATGTGCTTCGGGTCGCTTGTGGCCCGCCCGACGCTGCTGGACGCCGACCGCGCGTTGGGCGACGCGCTCGCCCTGCGGCGCGGCCTCGGCTTCACCGCCGTGGCCCGGGCCGCCCGCGACTACCGGTTCGATGGTGTACGGCTCGCCGACGCGGCGGCGCCGGTGACAATCGGCTGGGGCGAGTGCGACCGCATCTTCGGCGTCCACCAGGCCGAACGCGCCCGGGCCGGGCTGCCGGCTGCCCGGGTGGTGACGCTGCCCGGCTGCGGACACGTACCGATGAGCGATGACCCGGACCTGGTGGCCGAGTTGATCCTGGAGACCACCGGCGCCGTACGACGTCGGTTGCCGGCTGGCGACCAGGGTCACGAAAATCACTTCACAAAATAAAAACTTGCAGGCTCTGCAGGTTTGCTTCTAGCCTCGCCGGGTGACCGACACCGACCGCGTGACCACCGGGCGACGGGACCGCAAGAAGGCGCAGACGCGGGCCGCGCTGACCGCCGCGGCGCTACGGCTGGTCGCCGAACGTGGCCTGGAGCACGTGACGGTGGAGGAGATCAGCGAGGCCGCCGACGTCTCCTCGCGGACGTTCTTCAACTACTTCGCCTGCAAGGACGAGGCGATCACCGACGATCCGGCGCTCGACGGCAGCCGGGTCGTGGCGCGGCTGGCCACCGTTCCCGCGCAGGTGCCGGCGCTACGGGCCGTCCGCCTCGCCCTCGACGAGGCGATCGGCCCCATACAGGCCGACCGGGAGCTGTGGCGGCTGCGGCTGACTGTCATCACCGAGAACCCAACCCTGCTGCCCCGGCTGATCGCGGGCAACGTCGCCACCGAGCGGGCCATGGTCTCGGTCATCGCCGCCCGCCTCGGTGTTGGTCCCGAGCACCCGTACCCGCCGCTGGTCACCGCCGTGGCCGGTGCCGCCTTCCATTGCGCGACGATGCGCTGGGCCGCCGACGACGGGACACCGCCGCTCGCCGAGCTGGTGGACGAGGCGTTCGCCGGCATCTCCGCCGGCCTGCCCGATCCGCCACCCCGAGGCTGACCCCAGCCCTCTCCTGACCACGTTCAGCCTCGTCGCATCCCGCCCGAGGCCCACAGCACCCTGTGCACACCCGACAAGGGAGCGTCAATGACCAGCACCATCCCGCCCACCGACACCGCCGCCGTCGGCACGCGCATGTCGCGTCGGGAGGTTCTCCAGGCCCTATCCGGGCTGATGGTCGGCATGTTCGTGTCCATCCTCGCCTCCACGGTGGTGGCAAACGCCCTGCCGCGGATCATCGCCGATCTGAACGGCAGTCAGACCGTCTACACCTGGATCGTCACCAGCGAACTGCTCGCCATGACGGCGACGGTGCCGCTCTGGGGCAAGATGGCCGACCTGTACAGCAAGAAGCTGCTGATCCAACTCTCGCTCGGATTGTTCGTGGTGGGTTCCCTCATCGCGGGCTTCACACCGAACGTCGAGGTGCTGCTTGTCAGCCGTGTCGTCCAGGGCATCGGCGCCGGCGGCATGACGGCGCTGGCCATGATCGTCATGGCGGCCATGATCCCGCCGCGTGAGCTGGGCCGCTACGCCGGCATCTTCGGCGCGGTCTTCGGCGTCGGCACCATCGCCGGTCCGCTGATCGGTGGGGTTCTCGTCGACACGTCATGGCTGGGCTGGCGCTGGTGCTTCCTCATCGGCGTCCCGTTCAGCATCATCTCCATCGCCCTGCTACAGCGGACCCTGCACCTCCCGGTCGTCCGCCGCAAGGTCACGATCGACTGGCTGGGTGCTCTGCTCATCACCTCGGGTGTCTCCACGCTGCTGATCTGGTCGTCCCTGGCCGGCAACAAGTTCGACTGGGCATCCGGCTGGACGGCGCTGATGGTCATCGGCGGCCTGGCCCTGCTGGGATTGGCGGTGTTCGTCGAGTCGCGGGCGGCGGAACCGATCATCCCGCTGACGATCTTCCGCAGTCGCACGGTCTCGCTGACCACGATCGCCAGCGTGCTGGTCGGTGTCGCGATGTTCGGCGGCACGGTCTTCCTGTCGCAGTACTTCCAGATCTCGCTGGGCAAGTCGCCGACCGTCGCGGGCCTGATGAGCCTCCCGATGATCTTCGGTCTGCTCGTGTCGTCGACGGTGGCCGGCCAGCTCATCACGAAGTACGGCCGGTGGAAGGCCTATCTGGTGGCCGGCGCCGCGGTGATGACCGTCGGGATGGCGCTTTTGGGCACCATCGACGCCCAGACCAGCGTCGGCGTCCTGTCGATCTACATGGCCGTGCTGGGCGTCGGCGTCGGCATGCTCATGCAGAACCTCGTGCTCGCCGCGCAGAACGACGTCCCCGCCCACGAGCTCGGCGCCGCGACCTCCGTGCTGACGTTCTTCCGCAGCATGGGCGGCGCCATCGGCGTCAGCGCGCTCGGCGCGGTCCTGGCGAGCCGGGTGACCTCGCTGACGACCGAGCGACTCGGCCCGGCGGCGACGGGCGGCGGCACCGCCGAGGTGCCCGACCTGTCCACCCTGCCCGAGCCGGTGCGACTCATCATCCAGGACGTGTACGGCATCGCGACCGCCGACCTCTTCCTGGTCGGTGCGCCGATCGCGCTGGTCGCGTTGATCGTCGTGCTGTTCATCAAGGAAAAGCCGCTGCACACCCTCAGCGGCGACGAACGACGCGCCCAGGAGGAGGCGGCCGCGAAGGCCGCGGTTCACTGAGCCGTACCACCACAGTGAGGGGGCGGGCCGAACGGCCCGCCCCCGTTCTGCGTCCGCCCGGACGGGCGAGCAGGGGTGCGGGCGGGCTTGCGAGGTGCGGGCGGGCGGCGTGCGAGGGTGCCGGCGGGCAGCGTGCGGACGGGGCGGGCAGGCGGCGTGCGGGCGGGGCAGGCGGCGCGCGGGCCCCTTCTCTGCCGCCTTTGCTCTGCTTCAACCCACGCAACACTTTGGGCCGGTGACTGTTGCGCCGGTTGAAGCAGAGCAAAGGACACGAGCTGATACCGGTCCCCTCCGCTGGCGGGCCGACGTCTCGCGTTTCGCGGTAACGACAAGCCACGAACCGACCGCCACGTAACGTGAGAATGCAGCCGGCCAACGGCTGACGCAGGCGTGCACGGGGCCGCCAATCGGGCGGCGCTCGGTCGAGCACCGGGACGGACAGCCCTGCACCGCCGCCGGCCTACTCAGCCGCAGGAGGCGCGGACGATGTCCATGCTGTCGGTATTCAACCCTCGGCACACCGTCGCTCCCCCGGGATACAGCCGCTGGCTCATCCCGACGGCGGCGCTGGCCGTACATGTCTGCATCGGGCAGGTCTACGCCACAAGCGTCTACAAGAACTCCCTCATCGCGCACTTCGACACCAGCCAGACGGCGATCGGGGCGATCTTCAGCATCGCCATCGTCATGCTGGGGTCGTCCGCCGCCGTGGGTGGCCGCTGGGTGGAGCGCAACGGACCGCGCCGGGCCATGTTCGCCTCCGCCTGCTTCTGGGCCACCGGGTTCCTGGTAGGCGCGCTCGGCATCGCGACCCAGCAACTCTGGCTCCTCTACCTCGGGTACGGCGTCATCGGCGGTATCGGACTCGGCATCGGATACATCTCGCCCGTCTCGACCCTGATCAAGTGGTTCCCGGACCGGCCAGGTCTCGCCACCGGGCTGGCCATCATGGGGTTCGGCGGCGGCGCCCTTGTCGCCGGCCCGCTCGCGCGGCAACTGCTCTCCCTCTACGACTCCGGCTACAACCCGGACAACCCGGGTGCCGTGGCGTCGGGAAGCGCCCTCGTGGCGCTCTTCGTCACGTTCGGCATCGGCTACTTCGTGATCATGATGTTCGGCCCGTTCAACGTCCGGGTTCCCGCGCCGGACTGGCGGCCCGCCGGGTTCGACCCCGCGAGCGTCGCCAGCCGGCCGCTGGTGACGAGGGCGAGCGTGTCCGCGACGAGCGCCGTGCGTACGCGGGCGTTCTGGCTGCTGTGGATCGTGCTGTTCTGCAACGTCACGGCGGGCATCGGCATCCTGGAACAGGCCAGCCCGATGATCCAGGACTTCTTCCGGGACAACGGGACCACTGCCGTCTCGGTGTCGGCGGCAGCTGGCTTCGTGGGTGTGCTGTCGCTGTTCAACATGGCCGGGCGGTTCGTCTGGTCGACGACGTCCGACCTCATCGGCCGCAAGCCCATCTACATGGTCTACCTCGGCCTCGGCATGGTGCTGTACACGCTGCTCGCCGTGGCGGGGCACTCCGCGACCGCCGTCTTCGTGCTGATCGCCGCCGCGATCATCTCCTTCTACGGCGGCGGGTTCGCCACCATGCCCGCGTACCTGCGCGACCTCTTCGGCACCTTCCAGGTCGGCGCCATCCACGGCCGGCTGCTGACCGCCTGGTCAGCTGCGGGCGTCGCCGGTCCGCTTATCGTCAACGGCATCCTCGACACGCAGGGCAAGCCCGGCACGCTCACGGCGTCGGCGTACCGGCCGGCGCTGTTCACAATGGTCGGCATCCTCGCCATCGGCTTCATCGCCAACCTGCTGGTCCGTCCGGTGCCCGAGCGGTTCCACGAGCCGGACCGGGGGTCGGCGTCGCCCGTGGCGAAGGCAAGCGTCACCGAACCGGTCGCCCTCGGCCCGCAGAGCAACCCTCCGGTGCCCGAGCACGTGGGTGCCCAGACCGGGCGGCTCTGGTTGTCGTGGCTGCTCGTGGCGTTTCTCCTCGGGTACGGCATCGTCCAGACCGCCATCACCGCCGCGAAGCTGTTCACCGGCTGACGCGGTCATACCCGGACAACAGGGAAGGCACCCCGAGGGGGTGCCTTCCCACTGCTCAGAGCCGGGTCGTCGACGTCTCGTCGAGGCGTTCGCGCTGGGGCACGACCGTGTACTTCGGATCTCGCGCCGACACCTTGCCGGCCTCGAAGACACCGAACCGGGTGGCGGCCGACGAGGCCACCAGGACCGCGCCGGAGACCGCGGCCAGGAATCGGCTGCGGCGGCTGACCAGCGCCGCTGCGGTACCGACGGCGAGCAGCACCCGACCGGCCTTGACCAGGCGGCCACTGCGCCCGCGCGTGTAGGGCTCGCCGACCAGCCCCATCCGCTCCAGCCGGTGGCCGCCGGCGAACTCGACGGCGGCGGCGGCGAGTGCGAGTCGCCGCAGCGGCGCGGTCTGGGTGGCCGGCGCCGCTATCAGGCCGACCCCCGACGCGGCAGCGAGCGCGCTGCCGGCGAAGACGAACGGCAGCGACGGGTACGCCTCATGCCAGGACGGCACTGCGGTGTCGGCGAGCAGCACCCCGGTGTACGTGGCCAGTGCCGGCGCGGTGACTGCGGCGGCCAGGCCGGCGGCGTTGCCGACAGGAGGTGCCAGCCTGCGGGCAAGACCGAGCACGCCGTGCGGTGGGAGCCGGTGCGCGAGTTCGGCGACCGCTGCCACGCCGGCCAGTGGCCCGAACCCGGCGAGGATCCAGGTGCCCACCGACATGGGCGAGGTCAGCTTGGCGACCCGGAGCATGTGGTGGAACCGGCCCGGCCGGCCAAGGTCGTGAATCAGCAGGTACGTGCTGGCGACGACGCCCCCGAGGGCCGTCCACCGGCCGACAGCGCGCAGCTCGGGGCGCCCGGTCAGTTGTGCGCCAGCTCCGATGAGCGCGCCTCCGGCGGCGAGGCCGCCGGTGAACAGGTAGCCGGCGATGTCGTACTTCCACACCGGCGGTTTGAGTACCGGTCGGCCGTAGTAGGAGCTGAAGTCGGCCGGCGGCACCGTGAGCTGCTCGCCGCCGTCGCCGCGCCCACGTCCGCCCCCGCCCTCGCGCCTGTCTAGTCGGGTCTGGAACTCGCGGAACCGGGAGCCGACGGGCTCGTTCGGTGGCGTCGCGCCGGTCATGGTCGCCTGCCGAGGAATGCGACGGCCGTGACGGCGGCCATCGTCAGTGCGGCGAGGCCTGCGCGTTTCCACATCGCCGGCAGATCCCGCGTCGTCACCACCGGATCCGGCGGCAACCCATACACCTCCGGCTCATCCAACAACAAAAAGAACGCCCCATCACCACCCACACCATCGTTCGGGTCATGCCCGTACAACCGCGCCTCGGACACCCCCCGCTCATGCAACGTCGCCACCCGCACAGCAGCCCGCTCCCGCAACTCATCCAACGGCCCGTACTGGATCGACTCCGTCGGACACGCCTGCGCACACGCCGGCGTCATCCCCGCACCCAACCGGTCATAACACAGCGTGCACTTCCACGCCCGACCATCACCCCTACGCTGATCGATCACCCCATACGGACACGCCGAAATGCAGTACCCACACCCATTACAGATGTCCTCCTGCACCACCACCGTCCCGAACTCGGTCCGAAACAACGAACCCGTAGGACAGACATCCAAACAAGCCGCATGCGTGCAGTGCTTACACACATCCGACATCATCAACCAGCGGAAATCCGTACGCCCCTCCGCGCCCGTGCCCCGACCCGGCGGCTGCGCACCCGGCATCCCCAGAAACTCCGGACCGCCCGCCATCCGCGCCGCCGCGCCGGGCGATCCGGGCGGCAGGCCCGGGTTCGTGCCGGTGTCGACAGTGGTACGCGCGCCGACCGCCGCCGTGACCGGGCTGACAGTCGGCCCGTCCGGGTCGCCTTCGAACGCCGGGGTCGCCCAGCCTGCCGAGCGGGGCTGCTCGATGAACGCGACGTGTCGCCACGAGTTCGCGGTCAGCGCCCCGGTGTTGTCGTACGACATGCCCAGCAGGTCCAGGCCGCTCTCCGGGACGAGGTTCCACTCCTTGCACGCCACCTCGCACGCCTTGCACCCGATGCACACGCTCGTGTCGGTGAAGAACCCCATCCGCGGCGGCGCGTCCTCGTAGCCGGCGTCGGGCGCCGGGTCGAGCGGCCCGTACAGGGCGTTGGCGTGGGGCATCGGTCAGGCCTCCTGGTCGCTGCTGCTGTCGGCGACGTCGGTCGTGACCAACGGCGGGTAGCGGTGGCTCAGGTCCCCTGACCGCCGCCGGTAGTCGAAGACGAGGTCCAACAGGGCCTGCCCGTCGGGGCGTCGTCCGGGCCGTACGTCGCAGGTGCCGACCTTGCTCTCCTGGATGAGGACGTTGGGGTCGAGGGTGATGCCGAACAGGTCGTTTGCCGAGTCGCCGGTGACCAGACCCTCGAACCCGAAGTGGTACGGCAGCCACACCTGGTGGATGATCCGCCCGTCCACGCGCAGCGGGGTGACGCGGTCGGTCACCAGGACCTTCGCCTCGATGGCCGCGCGGGTGGTGACCAGGTGTGCCCAACCCAGGTGGCTCAGCCCGCGCAGGGCCGCCAACTCGGGCGACACCTCGACGAACATCTCCGGCTGCAACTCGGCGAGGTGCGGCACCGTACGACTCATCCCGCCGGCGGTGTGGTGTTCGGTGAGCCGGCTGACAGTGAAGACGTACGGGAAGACGTCGCTGTGCTCCTCGGGCGGGCTCGGGTTGAGCGTGTTGATCGGGTGTGTGTAGACCTTGCGGGTCGGGTTGGCCTGCTGCCGGTACAGCGGGTTGCGCACCGGCGACTCGACAGGCTCGTAGTGCGTCGGCAGCGGCCCGTCGAGGACGCCGCTGGGCGCGTACAGCCAGCCCTTGCCGTCGCCCTGAAGGACGAACGGGTCGTCGCCGGCGATGCCCGCCACGCCCGAGGTGTTCGGCGGCGGCCGGTATGACGGCGGTTTGGTCTTCTCGAAGTCCGGCACGTCGTAGCCGGTCCATTCGCCCTTGTCCGGGTCCCACCAGACGTACTTCTTGCGTTCGCTCCACGGTCTGCCGTCGGGGTCGGCGGAGGCACGGTTGTAGAGGATCCGCCGGTTCGCCGGCCACGCCCAACCCCACTCCGGGGCGACCAAGGACTGCTCGGCACCGGGTTTGCGGCGGGCGGCCTGGTTGACGCCGTCGGCGTACACGCCCGTGTAGATCCAGCAGCCGCCGGCGGTGCTGCCGTCGTCGGTCATCTCGGTGAAGCTCGACAACGGTCGGCCGCTCGCCACCTCGTACCCGTTGATCTCGTACAGCACGGCTTCGGCGCTCGGCTCGGCGTTCGGGCCGTGCGTGGGGTAGTTCCAGTTGAGGTCGAGCAGCGCCCGGTCGCGGGGACGGGTCGACTGTGCCAGGCGTTCCCGGATGATGCGGCCGAGGTGGTAGAAGAACCACAGCTCGGAGCGGGCGTCGCCTGGCGGCTCGACGGCCTTCTCGCGCCACTGCAACAGGCGCTGCGTCTGGGTGAACGTGCCCTCCTTCTCCACGTGCGAGGCGGCGGGCAGGAAGAACACCTCGGTACGGCACTCCTCCGGGACGATCTCGCCGGTGGCCACCTCGGGACCGTTCTGCCAGAACGCCGCACTCTCGATCATGAACAGATCCCGGACCACAAGCCAGTCCAGATTCGCCATGCCGAGCCGCTGCGCCCGCCCGTGCGCCGAGCCGACCGCCGGGTTCTGACCCAGCAGGAAATAGCCCTTGATCTTCCCGTCGATCATGTTCAACACCTGCTGGTACGTGCCGTGATCGCCGGTCATCCGCGGCAGGTAGCCGTAGCAGTAGTCGTTCTCGGCGGTGGCCGCGTCCCCCCAGTACGCCTTGAGCAGGTTCACCCCGTAGGCGCGGGCGTTGTCCCAGAAGCCCTTCTGCCCCGGGTGGCGGATGCTGTTCACCCACTCGTCGAAGGTCGGGTGATCGGCGTGGTGCGGCATCGGAAGGTAGCCCGGCAGCAGGTTGAACAACGTCGGAATGTCGGTGGAGCCCTGGATGCTGGCGTGACCGCGCAGCGCCATCACCCCACCACCCGGGCGACCCATGTTGCCCAGCAACAGCTGGATGATCGCGCCGGTCCGGATGTACTGCACACCGACGCTGTGCTGCGTCCACCCGACCGAGTAGACGAGCATGCTCGTCCGCTCCCGGCCCGAGTTCGCCGTCCACGCCTGGGCGAGTTCGAGGAATCTCTCCTGCGGGATGCCGCAGACCCGCTCCACCATCTCCGGCGTGTAGCGCGCGTAGTGCCGTTTCAGGATCTGGTACACGC from Micromonospora profundi harbors:
- a CDS encoding TetR family transcriptional regulator gives rise to the protein MQAPRKDVNGSDPPTVASEGVPKAKTNGRRDRWADHREQRRQALIGAAVQALLRHGPDVDMDQVAAMAGVSKPVLYRYFADKSQLWVAVSEVVAGRVVDAIAPAIDEVREERDLVRATIDAYLGVIESQPTLYRFLMRQSGQPGIHQVVAGTSRQVAAGLARVIGDRLRALGLDAGPAEPWAYGLVGFVQAVGDWWTTHGQPIRRAALTDYLTTLLWSGIEGVRASADLPHELTRAHERIEQ
- a CDS encoding DUF4873 domain-containing protein — its product is MSYHGPATVAGTPVRAHLSGRWEPVDGRYHWGGRIEPDPTVARLLRSGRRDVALRIADRARPARLAEIDPWGGVRVTGVGEPPWPPPGEPGTECETAEE
- a CDS encoding flavin-containing monooxygenase, producing METDIAIVGAGFGGLGAAIALQRAGFTDYLVFDRGDDVGGTWRDNTYPGCACDVPSHLYSFSFAPNPRWSNTFSSQPEIWDYLRDCVDRFGIRPKVRLRHEVLDARWDEQRQRWLLRTSGGDHSARVLICAAGPLSEPAVPDLPGIDDFAGTVFHSARWRHDHDLSGRRVAVIGTGASAVQFVPQIQPAVERLTLFQRSPAWIMPRRSRRISRVEQAAFRTVPGAQRAARAWLYLVREVMGLGFLHPTVNRLASRLSLRTLRRQVSDPTLRDKLTPRYAMGCKRVLISNDYWPSLTRPNVDVVTAGITRILPDGLVTADGVHHRADTIILGTGFHVTDSPVVRLIHGRDGRNLGDAWTPSMHAYRGTTVAGFPNLFFLLGPNTGLGHTSVVLMIEAQLRLMLAALRHMRARGVQSIEPTPQAQRRWTQRVDRKMTGTVWQTGCSSWYLDATGRNTTIWPGFATGFRLRLRRFRPADHRIIPADTTPNEPEREHADAV
- a CDS encoding SDR family oxidoreductase; translated protein: MRYDLAGRTLLITGAARGIGAQLARDAVARGAQVALVGLEGERLRQLSADLDAHWYECDVTDQAALDEAVASTVDRFGGIDVVVANAGIANLGTVAVGPVDALVRTVEVNLCGAIRTVSAALPHVTAARGHVLIISSAAAFAAMPGMAAYCASKAGVEQFANVLRLETRARGVTVGTAHPIWIDTDLVRDIRDDLASFRATLSRLPWPLSTVVPVEQCADALLRGIERRKRKVYVPRSLALVQALRPVVLSSFSDALISRFGGRTMVGQMEDEVRQLGRSFGRTSVGGRS
- a CDS encoding alpha/beta fold hydrolase, which codes for MSVHVRRGGSGEPLVLIHGIGHRHQAWEPVFDRLAAHHEVIALDLPGFGNSPMPGTGMPADMAATVAAMLPVLTEWGLDRPHVAGYSLGGAISLELAASGVVASATAFSPAGFFTPAECRRALTILRLLRVNSYLPTPLMRVALRSSYLRAMCFGSLVARPTLLDADRALGDALALRRGLGFTAVARAARDYRFDGVRLADAAAPVTIGWGECDRIFGVHQAERARAGLPAARVVTLPGCGHVPMSDDPDLVAELILETTGAVRRRLPAGDQGHENHFTK
- a CDS encoding acyl-CoA-like ligand-binding transcription factor; its protein translation is MTDTDRVTTGRRDRKKAQTRAALTAAALRLVAERGLEHVTVEEISEAADVSSRTFFNYFACKDEAITDDPALDGSRVVARLATVPAQVPALRAVRLALDEAIGPIQADRELWRLRLTVITENPTLLPRLIAGNVATERAMVSVIAARLGVGPEHPYPPLVTAVAGAAFHCATMRWAADDGTPPLAELVDEAFAGISAGLPDPPPRG
- a CDS encoding MDR family MFS transporter; this encodes MTSTIPPTDTAAVGTRMSRREVLQALSGLMVGMFVSILASTVVANALPRIIADLNGSQTVYTWIVTSELLAMTATVPLWGKMADLYSKKLLIQLSLGLFVVGSLIAGFTPNVEVLLVSRVVQGIGAGGMTALAMIVMAAMIPPRELGRYAGIFGAVFGVGTIAGPLIGGVLVDTSWLGWRWCFLIGVPFSIISIALLQRTLHLPVVRRKVTIDWLGALLITSGVSTLLIWSSLAGNKFDWASGWTALMVIGGLALLGLAVFVESRAAEPIIPLTIFRSRTVSLTTIASVLVGVAMFGGTVFLSQYFQISLGKSPTVAGLMSLPMIFGLLVSSTVAGQLITKYGRWKAYLVAGAAVMTVGMALLGTIDAQTSVGVLSIYMAVLGVGVGMLMQNLVLAAQNDVPAHELGAATSVLTFFRSMGGAIGVSALGAVLASRVTSLTTERLGPAATGGGTAEVPDLSTLPEPVRLIIQDVYGIATADLFLVGAPIALVALIVVLFIKEKPLHTLSGDERRAQEEAAAKAAVH